TTTTGTAGTAATTCTAGAACCGACACTTTATATCATGGGTGCGAAGGAAGTATTTAACTATGCAATTGATTACGGAAGACCATTATTTATATTTTCAATAGTTACAATACTTCCGGTAGCTTATGCAGGAATATTCAGAGCTGAAGGAGATATTAAAAGAGCAACCCTTCCAATGTGTATTTCAGCTATTCTAAACATGATTTTAGACCCTATTTTTATTTATACTTTAAATTTAGGAATAACTGGTGCGGCGATAGCTACATTAATTAGTATTTTTATTGAACTGCTGATAATTCTTTATTGGATGTTTATTAAAAAAGACACATACTTCAAATATACATTTAAAAACTTTAAAATCAATTGGGGGATGTATAAAGAAATTTTAAATGTAGGAATTCCCGCAGGGCTTGAAGAACTTCTAATGGCAGTTGTTGCAATTGCAGTTAATTTAATCTTTGAAATAGTTGGAGGAACATCGGCTGTAGCTACCTATACAATTGTAATGAGATTAATAAGCATTGCAATAATGCCTACTATAGGAATTGCAACTTCAACCATTACAGTTGTTGGAATAGCTTACGGAGCACGTAATTTTAAAAATATCAAAATAGCTACAAGATATTCAATTAAATTAGGACTTATATTTTCAATTGTAACTTCACTGATATTTATTGTATTTTCCAACCAAATTGCATTTCTCTTTTCATATTCGGCAAACAGCAGTTCACTTGCTCCAACAATCAGCTACATCTTAAATTTTGTATGGCTATTTATAATTCCAGTAGCTTTCGGTGCAACAGCGAGTTATGCATTCCAGGGAATGGGTAAGGGAATAACAAGTTTTCTTTTAACAATGCAAAGAGAAGCTATTTTAGTGATTATATTTACATTCATACTTGGAATCAGCTTATCATTAGGAGTTCGTGGTGTTTATTACGGATTAATTATCGGTAATGCTATCGGGTCTGCTGTAGGGCTTTTATGTATTGAAATATTTATTAAACGGCTCTTTCAAAAATTTGTATGATTTTTTTAATTTTTTAAATTAATTAATCCACCAATG
This genomic stretch from Methanobrevibacter smithii ATCC 35061 harbors:
- a CDS encoding MATE family efflux transporter, coding for MELNNNMKDITGDPKKAVKKLAYPIIISMLLIMSNNLIDSIWVAGLGPRPLAAIGFVTPLFLILAGIGTGIGAGVNSLISRYVGSKNQLKANEAAIQSIVLGIIVSIIVTVIFVVILEPTLYIMGAKEVFNYAIDYGRPLFIFSIVTILPVAYAGIFRAEGDIKRATLPMCISAILNMILDPIFIYTLNLGITGAAIATLISIFIELLIILYWMFIKKDTYFKYTFKNFKINWGMYKEILNVGIPAGLEELLMAVVAIAVNLIFEIVGGTSAVATYTIVMRLISIAIMPTIGIATSTITVVGIAYGARNFKNIKIATRYSIKLGLIFSIVTSLIFIVFSNQIAFLFSYSANSSSLAPTISYILNFVWLFIIPVAFGATASYAFQGMGKGITSFLLTMQREAILVIIFTFILGISLSLGVRGVYYGLIIGNAIGSAVGLLCIEIFIKRLFQKFV